The DNA window CCGATGATTTCCTCCGGCGAATATCCCTTGATGCGCTGTCCGCCGATGTTCCAGTTGGTGACGATTCCGTTCGGGTCCAGCATGTAAAGCGCGTAGTCCGTAACGCCGCCGACAAGCAGGCGGAACCGGCCTTCGCTTGCGTTGAGAGCCGCCTGGGCCCTGGCCTGTTCGGTAATGTCGCGCGTGATCTTGGCAAAGCCGATCAGTTCGCCGTCCTCATGGATGGCGTCGATGACGACGGAAGCGAAAAATTTCGTGCCATCCTTGCACACGCGCCAGCCTTCTGCTGCGAACCTTCCCTGCTCCCGGGCAGTCTCCAGGGCGTGCGCGGGTTTTCCTGCCTCCCGGTCCTCCGGCAAATAAAACATTCCGAAGTGCCGGCCGATGACCTCGCGGGCTTCATAGCCCTTGATGCGCCTGGCGCCGGCATTCCAACTGCTGATCACACCATCGGGATCGAGCATGTAGATGGCATAATCGATAACCCCATCTACCAACAGCCGAAAACTGCGCTCGCTCTCGATCAAGCGGCGTTCTGACGTAACTTTTCGGGCCATTCAAAATCCTGCGATAACCCGACACAACGCGCGAGCCGGTTTCCGGTTCCGGCTATTATGAACACCCAAAAGGCGCCGGCCCAGCGTATTCGCAGGTCCTGACCCCCGAATGGTCGATAACTGGCCCCTGGCCTGGCTTCGGCCGAACGGTCAATTCTGCAGCCTCACCCCCAGCATCATCACCGTCGACGCCGTGCTGTTGCCGACAAGGTTGGAGTCCAACCAGTCACGCCGCAGCGTGCCCTTGATCCAGAAATTGCGGGTCATCTTGTAGATCATGTCGGCCTCGGCCGAGTAGAACCTGTCGAACCTGCCGTCGCCCTGATAGTCGAGCGAGCCCCAGGTGAATTTGCCGATTCCGGTGAGCCAGCGGCGGAAATCGTGATCGGCCTCGACGGTGTAGGTGTGGGTCAGCACGCCGGAGGTGCCGGGCAGCGTGGTCTCATCGATCGAGGTGGTGGAGTAGAATTTTGCGGTGGTCAGCGGTGTCGCGGTCCAGGTCAGCGAAGACGCGACCAGCAGGCCCTGCAGCCGGTCGAGCCGGGGATCGACGTAATCGCGCGCGGCCCAGCCGGCCGAGATCTCGCCGGTCAGGAGCCGCGAGAATTCGAACGAGGTGCCGGCCTTGGCGTAGCCGCCCGAGGAATCGCGCTGATAGCCGAAGCGGTCGAACTGCAGATCGTGCGTGCGGCTGTCGCCCTCCGCCTCGACGAACGGTTTCAGCGCCGGGGTCAGCTCGTAGCTGACGCGGCCGACGCCGCCAAGCTGGGTGAAGTTACGGTCATCGTTGGACGACGCGGTGCCGTCGGTGAGCTTGGAGTCGGTATAGACGGTGCGGTCGACGGTGCCGCCGGCGGCGATCTCCAGCCGATTGAAATTCTGGTCGACGCCGAAGGTGCCACCGAGCGTGGTGTAGATCGGATATTTCGCCAAGCCGGCCTGGATGTTCGGGCTCCCGGGATTGTCGGTGGAAACCCGCAGGCGCACTTCCGAGGTGATGTGGGTATCCTGGGTGACGTCGAGGCGGCCGTCGATATGGCCGGTGAAATCCGGCCGGTCGAGATTGGTGGGCGCCGACGAGACGCTGCCGTCGGCCGTCGGCGGAAAGGTGTTGCCATAACCGGTGAACGATCCCCGGAGATCGGCGACCAGCGCGTGGCGCTCCCAGTCGGAGACGGCGAGGAATTCCGGTGCCACCACATAGAACGGCGATCCCTGCGGCACGAAGGTGCGGCCGGGATTGGTGTCGTAGCCGCCGGAGAGTTCGACCGCGGACTTGATGAGAAAGCCGCCGGCGTAATCGCCGACCGCGCCGAACGGATCGTCATCGACCTTCAGCCGTTTGCGCGCCGGCTGGCCGTCCACCGTGCCGGCTAACGCCGGCGCCAGCGGCGTCTTGTTGGCGCTCTCCGATGGCGGAATCGATAGCCGCAGCGGCGGCGTCGAGGCCGCTGGACCGGCCGGAGTCGGCGGCGCCGGGGTGCCGGGACCGGGCGAAGGCTTCGGCCTGGCCTGGCCCGGATAGAGTTTTGGTTTTTGGCGCGTGCGATTGAGCGAGTCGAAACCGGTGTCGGCCGCGCCGCTGGCGGCGGGAAGGCCGTAGGTCGGAATCTGGCCGATCCGCGACGGCGCCGGCGTATCCCTGCGCAGCCCATCGTCGCCGGTGGGATCGGTCGGATCGGTAGTGGTGTCGCCGGTCCGGCGCAGCGGCAGATCCTGCGGCGAGACAAAGCCGCCGCGCTCCGGGTTCAGCATGTTGGGCGTGAGGGTTTGAGCCTGGGCCAGCGTCCCGTCGCAGGCGATCAGCGCAAGGCATGGCAATAGCGCGCGTAAGACGTTCACGCGCCTGCGGCGGCCCGTTGCTGGACCCGACATCACGATAAAAAATACTCCAACGAATTCAGACGTTTGCCGAATGGGTCCCGCGCCCGGCCGGAAAACGTCGTTAATGGAGTTAAAACAATTATGGTTAATGACCCGTTGAGAGCCGCGCGCCCGCGTCGCCTCACCGAATTGCCCATGCTATGGAGGGGTCCGGGGCTAACCGATGCCCCACCCTCCTTCGGAATCAGGCATGGCCAACCCAAAACCGCTGATGGCAAAATCATCCGGCACCGACCACGCGAATCCAGCCATCCAGTCGGCGCTGCGCACGCTCGATGCCGAGGCCAGCGGCGTCGTCGCGATTTCAGCGGCGCTGCAGGGTCCGCTCGGGACGGCGTTCGCCGCCGCCGCCGATCTGATCCGGCAGGCCAAGGGGCGCGTCATCGTCACCGGGCTCGGCAAATCAGGCCATGTGGCGCGCAAGATCGCCGCGACCCTGGCCTCCACCGGCACCCCGGCGTTCTTCGTGCACGCGGCCGAGGCCAGCCATGGCGACCTCGGCATGATCACCGCCGACGACGTCATCCTGGCGCTGTCGTGGTCCGGCGAGCAGGCGGAGATGAAGAACCTCATCACCTACGCCAAGCGCTTCCGCATCGCGCTGATCGCGATGACGGCGGAATGTGAATCCACCCTGAGCAAGGCCGCCGAGATCGCGCTGACGCTGCCGAAGGCCCGCGAGGCCTGTCCGCACAACCTCGCGCCCACCACCTCCTCGCTGATGCTGCTGGCATTGGGGGATGCGCTGGCGATCGCGCTATTGGAAGGCCGCGGCTTTACCTCGGTCGATTTCAGCGTGCTGCATCCCGGCGGCAAGCTCGGTGCCATGCTGAAATTTACCCGCGACATCATGCACGCCGGCGACGCGGTGCCGCTCAAGCCGCTGGGAACCAGGATGTCCGACGCGCTGGTCGAGATGTCGTCGAAGGGTTTTGGCTGCGTCGGGATCGTCGATATCAGCGGCGCGATCGTCGGCATCGTCACCGACGGCGACCTGCGCCGCCACATGCGGCCCGACCTGATGACGGCGCTGGTCGACGACGTCATGACGAAAAACCCGAAGACGATTTCGCGCGACCTGCTCGCCAGCGAGGCGCTGGAAATCCTCAACTCCTCGAAGATCACCGCGTTGATCGTGACCGACGCGAACCGGCCGGTCGGCATCGTGCATCTGCACGACATCCTGCGCGCGGGCGTGGCGTAGCCTGCAAGCCAATTCAGGCCGCCGCCACCGTCAGGCTGGCGCCGTCGGCCTGCACGATCCTGACGCGGCTGCCGGCCGGCGCGTCGGGACCGGCGACACGCCAGATCGTATCGTCGATCCGCACCGTGCCCGAGCCGTCGATGATCGGCTTTTCCAGCGTGAAGACCCGGCCGACCAGCGCATCGGCGCGCTTGTTGAGGAACGGATTGCTCCTGCTGACGGCGCTGTTGTGGCGCGCGACCCGCCGCCACAGCGGCACCGTGGCGGCGGCAAAGATCGCGAACATCAGGATCTGCAGCTGCCAGGACGGATGGATCGCGAACGACAGCAACCCGACCAATAACGCCGCGAGCCCGAGCCAGAACAGGAACACGCCCGGCGCCAGCAATTCCAGCGCCATCAGCACCACGCCGAAAATCAACCAGTTCCAGGTGCCAAGCGTGGAAAACATTTCGTTCATCGTGTGAGCCTTCAACTATCTGCTTTACCGAACTCGACAACACAAAGTCGGTGCGCCCCCTCTCCCCTTGCGGGAGAGGGTTGGGGTGAGGGGTTCAGGTCTGGTTCAACCGGCATGATTGTCGACACTTTGGACCGGCATGATCCCCGACAGTTTGGGTTGAGCGGCCTGTTCACCCGGGTCGCGGAGCCGCTCACGAAGCGGAGCGAACCGGGTGAACAGGCCGCGGCGATCGATGAGGCCGATGTCCAGATCGCAGAAGCGCACGATGTGGTCACCGGTCTGGAGCTCAGCAACGCCAACAAGTTCATCCACCAGCGCTTCACCGATGAATACAAACTCGCCTTTCCATTTGATCTCGCCGTTGCCGCGGACGCGACGGACCTGATGATCGGCGTCGTACCAGGGATCTTCCGCGCGCGGCGGCATGGTGCGCGGGGAGCGGCTGTAGAACTCTGCCGGCGGCCGTTGGTCCAGCGCTTCGTGCGGACGTTCCTCGTTGTAATGCTTTCGGAACATGTCAAAGCGGGCCTGCTGCTCGGGTGCGTTGCTGGCTGGCGGGACCGAGGTCTGTGCCTTCAGCGTGCGGTGCATGCGCTCGTGTCGGCCATTCTCCTGCGGCGAGGCGGGATGGATGAAGTGCGGTGTGATGCCGAGCTTCATCCACCAGGCCGACAGCCGGGTGAGACCGCCCGGGCCACGCGAGCCGAACGGCGAACCATTGTCGCAGCGGATCGCAAGCGGCAGGCCATGCTCACGGAAAGCCCGTTCAAAACAGGGGCGAACGCCCTCAATAGTGGGGGCGACAATGCGGAGTTCGATCAGAAAACGGCTGTGACTGTCTGCTACCGTCAAGGGATCGATCCGCCGCTGGTCGCGGGTGCGAAACCAGCCCTTGAAGTCCGTACTCCACTCATCATTGGCGCTCGTCACCGGCGTGCAGGGCCGCCGCTGGTCGAGCGGGCGACGGCGCCGCTTCACCGGCGAGACCAAGCCTGCGCGCTTGAGAATGTCCCCGATCGTCGAGGCGGCAGGCCAGGCGATCTCGGGGGCATCCCGATCAAGCACCGCCAACAGCTTGCGCGGCCCCAGATACGGAAATCGCCGCCGCGCCGCGATCACCTTCTCTGCAATCGCACCGTTCGTGGTCTGCCAACACTGCAAGGGCGCATGCGAGCGGTCCTGAAACCAGGCCGGATCGCCGCTCTCTTTCCGCTTGCGCCATTCGTAAAACGTGTCGCGGCAAATCCCGTAGCGCCGGCACACCTCCGATACGCTCCAGTTCCCGCTCTCGTACTCCAAAAACATCCGAATACGCTCTTCCATCCGACCGGTCTCTCTAAATGGCATCGAAGGGTCCTCCCTCCGGCGCATTCTGAAACCTGTCGGGAATCATCCCGGTCTAAAATGTCGGGAATCTATCCGGTCCGTACCTCTATCGTGAGAGCGTAACCCCTCACCCGGATCGCATCTGACGATGCGATCCGACCTCTCCCACAAGGGGAGAGGTGGACGAATTCGCAGCACCGATGGGCTCAACATCTAAACGGACTCTAAGTTGGCGGCGGCACCGTCGGCACTGCGCTTGCGCCGGCGCTCGGCACCGAGGCGCGGCGTGCGGCGGCTTGCGCGGAGGCAGCGCTTTCACCGAAGGTGGCCTTGGCGATTTCGCCGATGCCGGCGAGCGATCCCAGAATGCTCATCGCCTCGATCGGCAGCATGATGATCTTCTGGTTCGGCGAATCCGCCAATTGCCCGAACGCCTTGATATATTTGTCGGCGATAAAATAGTTCAACGCCGCGACGTCGCCTTTTGCAATAGCTTCCGAAACCATCTGCGTCGCCTCGGCTTCGGCGGAGCGCTCGCGCGCTTCGGCGTCGCGAAACGCGGCTTCGCGGCGGCCTTCGGCCTGCAGGATCTGGCCCTGCTTGGCGCCCTCCGCGCGGAGAATTTCCGACTGGCGCTGGCCTTCGGCCTGCAGGATGTCAGCGCGCTTGACGCGCTCGGCCTTCATCTGCCGTCCCATCGCCTCCACGAGGTCGGCGGGCGGCACGATGTCCTTGATCTCGATGCGATTGACCTTCAGGCCCCACGGCGACACCGCGGCATCGACCACGCGCAGCAGGCGCTCGTTGATCTCGTCGCGGTGCGACAGCACCTGGTCCAAGTCCATCGCGCCCATCACCGAGCGGATGTTGGTCATGGTCAGCACGATGATCGCCTGGTTGAGATTGGACACCTCGTAGCTCGCCTTCGCCGCATCGAACACCTGGAAGAAGGCGACGCCGTCCACCGTCACCGTGGCGTTGTCCTTGGTGATCACCTCCTGCTCGGGAATGCTGATCACCTGCTCCATCATGTTCATCTTGCGGCCGACGCGGTCGAAATAGGGGATGATGATGTTCAGCCCCGGCGCCAGCGTGCGGGTGTATTTGCCGAACCGCTCGATGGTCCAGTCATATCCCTGCGGCACCGTCTTGACACCGGCAAACAGCGTCAAAATAACCAGCAGCACCACCGCAATGGTGAAAATGTCGAAGCCGCTCATGAATCCCCCCAAAGCCGGACACGAAACGTGCCGCCGGCGCAGTCTACTTTGTCTGAATACCGGCAGTGCCGGTTCAGTCGGCCCTTCTTAAATATACAACCAGATCGGGTTTGCCCGCTATAGATGTACCGCGACTGAACAGAGCGGAATCTTCCGCGATTCAGGTCAAATCCAGCCTTGAAGCTCGCGCAGAACCAGTTGGCGAATCACGTCCATGCCGGGGTCGCTGTCGTTGAGGCAGGGGATCGCGGCGAATTGCTCGCCGCCATTGTGCTTGAAGATCTCGGCGTTTTCCTGGGCGATCTCTTCCAGCGTTTCCAGGCAATCGGCGGAGAAGCCGGGCATCACCACCGCGATGCGGCGCACGCCGTCCTTGGCCAGTTGCTCGATGGTCTTGTCGGTGTAGGGCTGCAGCCATTGGTCGAAGCCGAACCGCGACTGGAAGGTGAGCTTCAACTTCGAAGCATCGAGAACCATGCGCTTGCGCAACGCTTCCGTGGTCGCGATGCATTGCGCCTCGTAGGGGTCGCCCTCGTCGACGTATTTCTGCGGCATGCCGTGGTACGAGGCCACGATCAGCTCCGGCTGAAACGGCAGGGTTTTGAGGTGTGCATGGATCGAGACCGCCAGCGCATCGATATAGTCAGGATCGTCGTAATAAGGCGGCGACACCCGCAAGGTCGGCTGCGCGCGCATATCGCCGAGCACGCGGAAGACCTCGTCGCACACGGTGGCCGACGTCGCGGCCGAATATTGCGGATAGAGCGGCACCACCAGCAGCCGGTCGCAGCCCTGCGCGGTCAGGGCCTCGATCCTCGAGCGGATCGAGGGATTGCCGTAGCGCATCGCCCAATCGACCACGACATGGTCATGGTCCGATATGTCGGCGGCGAGCCTGTCGGACTGGGCGCGGGTGATGGTTTTCAGCGGAGATTCGTTCTTCTCATTGTTCCAGATTTTCCGGTAGTCGCGCGCCTTGCGGCGGGGCCGGATCTGCAGGATGACGCCGTTCAGCAAAAGTTTCCACCGCAGCCCCTGGTCCTCGATCACCCTGGGATCGGACAGAAATTCCCTCAGATAGACCCGCACGCCCCTGGTATCGGCGGTGTCGGGGGTGCCGAGGTTGACCAGCAACACGCCGACGCGCTCGGGCCTGACGCCGGGTGCAGCCTTGGCTGGTTCGATGGAGACGGCGGCTGTCATGATGGTTTCGGCTTCGCGCGTTGGGGTATGCTTGTCAAGATAATGGCTGTTTCGCTACTGTTACAGGGCATGATCCGGAAAAAGCTTGCCCCACCCTTGATATCAGCGGGTTCCGGTTTT is part of the Bradyrhizobium erythrophlei genome and encodes:
- a CDS encoding outer membrane beta-barrel protein; the encoded protein is MSGPATGRRRRVNVLRALLPCLALIACDGTLAQAQTLTPNMLNPERGGFVSPQDLPLRRTGDTTTDPTDPTGDDGLRRDTPAPSRIGQIPTYGLPAASGAADTGFDSLNRTRQKPKLYPGQARPKPSPGPGTPAPPTPAGPAASTPPLRLSIPPSESANKTPLAPALAGTVDGQPARKRLKVDDDPFGAVGDYAGGFLIKSAVELSGGYDTNPGRTFVPQGSPFYVVAPEFLAVSDWERHALVADLRGSFTGYGNTFPPTADGSVSSAPTNLDRPDFTGHIDGRLDVTQDTHITSEVRLRVSTDNPGSPNIQAGLAKYPIYTTLGGTFGVDQNFNRLEIAAGGTVDRTVYTDSKLTDGTASSNDDRNFTQLGGVGRVSYELTPALKPFVEAEGDSRTHDLQFDRFGYQRDSSGGYAKAGTSFEFSRLLTGEISAGWAARDYVDPRLDRLQGLLVASSLTWTATPLTTAKFYSTTSIDETTLPGTSGVLTHTYTVEADHDFRRWLTGIGKFTWGSLDYQGDGRFDRFYSAEADMIYKMTRNFWIKGTLRRDWLDSNLVGNSTASTVMMLGVRLQN
- a CDS encoding KpsF/GutQ family sugar-phosphate isomerase, yielding MANPKPLMAKSSGTDHANPAIQSALRTLDAEASGVVAISAALQGPLGTAFAAAADLIRQAKGRVIVTGLGKSGHVARKIAATLASTGTPAFFVHAAEASHGDLGMITADDVILALSWSGEQAEMKNLITYAKRFRIALIAMTAECESTLSKAAEIALTLPKAREACPHNLAPTTSSLMLLALGDALAIALLEGRGFTSVDFSVLHPGGKLGAMLKFTRDIMHAGDAVPLKPLGTRMSDALVEMSSKGFGCVGIVDISGAIVGIVTDGDLRRHMRPDLMTALVDDVMTKNPKTISRDLLASEALEILNSSKITALIVTDANRPVGIVHLHDILRAGVA
- a CDS encoding NfeD family protein, with the translated sequence MNEMFSTLGTWNWLIFGVVLMALELLAPGVFLFWLGLAALLVGLLSFAIHPSWQLQILMFAIFAAATVPLWRRVARHNSAVSRSNPFLNKRADALVGRVFTLEKPIIDGSGTVRIDDTIWRVAGPDAPAGSRVRIVQADGASLTVAAA
- a CDS encoding integrase core domain-containing protein — encoded protein: MEERIRMFLEYESGNWSVSEVCRRYGICRDTFYEWRKRKESGDPAWFQDRSHAPLQCWQTTNGAIAEKVIAARRRFPYLGPRKLLAVLDRDAPEIAWPAASTIGDILKRAGLVSPVKRRRRPLDQRRPCTPVTSANDEWSTDFKGWFRTRDQRRIDPLTVADSHSRFLIELRIVAPTIEGVRPCFERAFREHGLPLAIRCDNGSPFGSRGPGGLTRLSAWWMKLGITPHFIHPASPQENGRHERMHRTLKAQTSVPPASNAPEQQARFDMFRKHYNEERPHEALDQRPPAEFYSRSPRTMPPRAEDPWYDADHQVRRVRGNGEIKWKGEFVFIGEALVDELVGVAELQTGDHIVRFCDLDIGLIDRRGLFTRFAPLRERLRDPGEQAAQPKLSGIMPVQSVDNHAG
- a CDS encoding SPFH domain-containing protein, which translates into the protein MSGFDIFTIAVVLLVILTLFAGVKTVPQGYDWTIERFGKYTRTLAPGLNIIIPYFDRVGRKMNMMEQVISIPEQEVITKDNATVTVDGVAFFQVFDAAKASYEVSNLNQAIIVLTMTNIRSVMGAMDLDQVLSHRDEINERLLRVVDAAVSPWGLKVNRIEIKDIVPPADLVEAMGRQMKAERVKRADILQAEGQRQSEILRAEGAKQGQILQAEGRREAAFRDAEARERSAEAEATQMVSEAIAKGDVAALNYFIADKYIKAFGQLADSPNQKIIMLPIEAMSILGSLAGIGEIAKATFGESAASAQAAARRASVPSAGASAVPTVPPPT
- the hemH gene encoding ferrochelatase, producing the protein MTAAVSIEPAKAAPGVRPERVGVLLVNLGTPDTADTRGVRVYLREFLSDPRVIEDQGLRWKLLLNGVILQIRPRRKARDYRKIWNNEKNESPLKTITRAQSDRLAADISDHDHVVVDWAMRYGNPSIRSRIEALTAQGCDRLLVVPLYPQYSAATSATVCDEVFRVLGDMRAQPTLRVSPPYYDDPDYIDALAVSIHAHLKTLPFQPELIVASYHGMPQKYVDEGDPYEAQCIATTEALRKRMVLDASKLKLTFQSRFGFDQWLQPYTDKTIEQLAKDGVRRIAVVMPGFSADCLETLEEIAQENAEIFKHNGGEQFAAIPCLNDSDPGMDVIRQLVLRELQGWI